Proteins found in one Hydrogenispora ethanolica genomic segment:
- the hypA gene encoding hydrogenase maturation nickel metallochaperone HypA — translation MHELSLTEKILRLVLEQAGNHKAAKITRIKLVIGDLSGIIPACVEQYFGLIAAGTIAAGAKLEFQRSKAELYCPVCEESFEKRPADFNCPRCGSLAQLTESGRECFVESIEVD, via the coding sequence ATGCATGAATTGTCATTGACCGAAAAGATCCTCCGGCTCGTTTTGGAACAGGCCGGGAACCATAAAGCCGCGAAGATAACCCGGATCAAGCTGGTCATCGGCGATCTGTCGGGGATCATCCCCGCTTGCGTGGAGCAATACTTCGGCCTGATCGCCGCCGGCACCATCGCCGCCGGGGCGAAGCTGGAGTTTCAGCGGAGCAAGGCGGAGCTGTATTGCCCGGTCTGCGAGGAATCCTTTGAGAAGCGGCCGGCCGATTTCAACTGCCCGCGCTGCGGCAGCCTGGCCCAGTTGACCGAGAGCGGCCGGGAGTGTTTCGTGGAAAGTATCGAGGTGGACTAA
- the hypB gene encoding hydrogenase nickel incorporation protein HypB — protein MEIDIEQDLFENEAKLAELNRSWFAAHRVAAVNLLAAPGAGKTSLIRRTAALCPLPLAVIEGDPASRIDTDLLNGLGIPAHQINTEGGCHLEAQMIGQALQEFQPAAGTVLFIENVGNLICTASFPLGEALRVVMLGVSEGDDKPFKYPLIFEEADAVILNKIDLGPFVDFDRERFYRGIRTIDPEVPVFEVSCRTGAGLAEWSRWLERKAGEYLDAATV, from the coding sequence ATGGAGATCGACATCGAACAGGATCTGTTTGAAAATGAAGCCAAATTGGCCGAGCTCAACCGGAGCTGGTTCGCAGCGCACCGGGTGGCGGCCGTGAACCTCCTGGCGGCGCCGGGGGCCGGCAAGACCAGCCTGATCCGGCGCACCGCCGCCCTGTGCCCGTTGCCGCTGGCGGTGATCGAGGGCGACCCGGCCTCCCGGATCGACACCGATCTGTTGAACGGCTTGGGCATTCCGGCCCACCAGATCAATACCGAAGGCGGCTGCCACCTGGAAGCGCAGATGATCGGCCAGGCGCTGCAGGAGTTTCAGCCGGCTGCGGGAACCGTGCTCTTCATCGAGAATGTGGGCAATCTGATCTGCACCGCCAGCTTTCCGCTGGGGGAAGCGCTGCGTGTGGTGATGCTGGGCGTCAGCGAAGGCGACGACAAGCCCTTCAAATATCCGCTGATCTTCGAGGAGGCCGATGCGGTCATCCTCAATAAGATCGACCTCGGGCCGTTCGTGGATTTCGACCGGGAACGCTTTTACCGGGGAATCCGGACCATCGATCCGGAAGTGCCGGTCTTTGAGGTCTCCTGCCGCACCGGGGCGGGATTGGCCGAATGGAGCCGGTGGCTGGAACGGAAAGCCGGGGAGTATCTGGATGCCGCAACCGTTTGA
- the hypF gene encoding carbamoyltransferase HypF yields MPQPFERWRLTVSGLVQGVGFRPFLFNLARGLELTGWVRNNFAGVEIEIQGAPTALARFSAALRERPPAAAQIDGVERETIPPLPGEDDFTIIPSQSGRLPGSPLPDQGICPDCAAEFFDPANRRYHHPFNSCTLCGPRFTIMEALPFDRSRTAMEPFPLCPDCQTEYTSPADRRFHAQTIACPQCGPKLWFRDAQGRPGADDPAGAARRILKAGGILAVKGIGGYHLACDARNAAAVDRLRRLKGRDNRAFAVMFRDPEAIAAVCRVTAEEAALLAGPVRPIVLLLQREGGTLAPGVNPGLRELGAFLPYTGIQLLLFEDELTALVMTSGNRSGEPLSIGDEEARRDLGPMADGFLGHDRRIRWRCDDSVLRWQAGRTIGIRRSRGLTPAPVRLERKLPPLLACGAQQKNVFALTQDERVYLGPHQGDLDNAASFLAYRETIAAMQRLLHCQPEWAVHDLHPDYNSTRYARESGLPLLGVQHHLAHIAAVIAAERLDGPVLGVAFDGSGYGPDGAVWGGEFFIGSGCAWRRVGQLEYYPLPGGEAAVREPWRMTAAYLNANAPALLEEWLEARELGKSWPLLRQAVRAGINAPPTSSVGRWFDGVAALLGGPARAGYEGEAAVWLENQADPAAEDRFELPFRLAGDGFRIDPGALAAALARERHRLGPAALSMKFHRTVAALIREAARWARREAGIDRVVLSGGVFQNRLLLDLTLAELETEGFRVAVPQWVPINDGGIALGQAWLGGLMIERGVDDVLGGAR; encoded by the coding sequence ATGCCGCAACCGTTTGAACGTTGGCGGCTGACAGTAAGCGGCTTGGTGCAAGGGGTCGGTTTCCGCCCCTTTCTGTTTAATCTGGCCCGCGGTCTGGAATTGACCGGCTGGGTCCGGAACAATTTCGCCGGGGTGGAGATCGAGATCCAGGGAGCCCCCACAGCGCTGGCCCGGTTCAGCGCGGCGTTGCGGGAACGCCCGCCGGCGGCGGCCCAGATCGACGGGGTGGAGCGGGAAACCATTCCGCCGCTGCCCGGGGAGGATGATTTTACGATCATTCCCAGCCAGTCCGGGAGATTGCCGGGTTCCCCCCTGCCGGACCAGGGGATCTGCCCCGACTGCGCGGCCGAGTTTTTCGACCCGGCGAACCGCCGCTATCATCATCCCTTCAATAGCTGCACGCTCTGCGGGCCGCGTTTTACCATCATGGAGGCCCTGCCCTTTGACCGGTCCCGCACCGCCATGGAGCCGTTCCCCCTCTGCCCGGATTGCCAAACGGAATATACCTCCCCGGCGGATCGCCGTTTTCACGCTCAGACCATCGCCTGCCCGCAGTGCGGGCCCAAGCTGTGGTTCCGGGACGCCCAGGGAAGGCCGGGAGCGGACGACCCCGCCGGGGCTGCTCGCCGGATCCTGAAGGCCGGCGGCATTCTGGCGGTCAAGGGGATCGGCGGCTACCACCTGGCTTGCGACGCCCGCAACGCAGCGGCCGTCGATCGTTTGCGCCGCCTGAAGGGGCGGGACAACCGGGCCTTCGCGGTGATGTTCCGGGATCCCGAGGCCATTGCCGCCGTCTGCCGGGTGACCGCGGAAGAAGCGGCGCTGCTGGCCGGCCCGGTCCGGCCCATCGTTCTGCTGCTGCAGCGGGAGGGCGGCACTCTGGCACCCGGGGTCAATCCCGGCCTTCGGGAGTTGGGCGCCTTTCTGCCCTATACCGGGATTCAGCTGCTGTTGTTCGAGGATGAATTGACCGCGCTGGTGATGACCAGCGGCAACCGATCCGGCGAACCGCTATCCATCGGCGATGAGGAGGCCCGGCGCGATTTGGGCCCGATGGCCGACGGTTTCCTGGGGCATGACCGCCGGATCCGTTGGCGCTGTGATGATTCGGTCCTGCGCTGGCAGGCCGGGCGGACCATCGGCATCCGCCGTTCGCGGGGCCTGACCCCGGCCCCGGTGCGGCTGGAGCGGAAGCTGCCGCCGCTGCTCGCCTGCGGCGCCCAGCAGAAGAACGTCTTCGCCCTCACCCAGGACGAACGGGTCTATCTCGGGCCCCATCAGGGTGATCTCGATAATGCCGCAAGTTTTCTGGCCTACCGGGAAACCATTGCGGCAATGCAACGTTTATTACATTGTCAGCCCGAATGGGCGGTCCACGATTTGCACCCGGACTACAACTCCACCCGCTATGCCCGGGAGAGCGGCCTGCCGCTGCTGGGCGTCCAGCACCACCTGGCGCATATCGCCGCGGTGATCGCGGCGGAGCGGCTGGACGGTCCGGTGCTCGGGGTGGCCTTCGACGGTTCGGGCTACGGCCCCGACGGCGCGGTCTGGGGCGGCGAGTTTTTCATCGGCTCCGGCTGCGCCTGGCGCCGTGTCGGCCAGCTGGAATATTACCCGTTGCCCGGCGGGGAAGCGGCGGTGCGGGAGCCCTGGCGGATGACCGCCGCCTACCTGAACGCGAACGCCCCGGCTTTGCTCGAAGAATGGCTGGAGGCGCGGGAATTGGGGAAATCCTGGCCGTTGCTGCGCCAGGCGGTCCGGGCCGGCATCAATGCGCCGCCGACCTCGTCGGTGGGCCGCTGGTTCGATGGGGTGGCCGCGCTGCTGGGCGGACCGGCCCGGGCCGGTTATGAGGGCGAGGCCGCCGTCTGGCTGGAGAACCAAGCCGACCCGGCGGCGGAAGACCGCTTCGAACTGCCGTTCCGCCTGGCGGGGGACGGGTTCCGGATCGACCCCGGGGCGCTGGCGGCGGCGCTGGCCCGGGAGCGGCACCGCCTCGGGCCGGCGGCGCTCAGCATGAAGTTCCACCGGACGGTGGCGGCGCTGATCCGGGAGGCGGCGCGCTGGGCGCGGCGCGAAGCCGGGATCGACCGGGTGGTTTTGAGCGGCGGGGTTTTCCAGAACCGCTTGCTGCTGGACCTGACCCTCGCGGAGTTGGAAACGGAGGGTTTCCGGGTCGCGGTGCCCCAATGGGTGCCGATCAATGACGGCGGAATCGCGCTCGGCCAAGCCTGGCTGGGCGGTTTGATGATCGAAAGGGGAGTCGACGATGTGCTTGGCGGTGCCCGGTGA
- a CDS encoding HypC/HybG/HupF family hydrogenase formation chaperone produces MCLAVPGEVVAIEGNKAKVSFSGVFRSVDLSLVAGVKVGDYVLVHAGCAIQVVPPDEARETIQLFSEVFGDDEH; encoded by the coding sequence ATGTGCTTGGCGGTGCCCGGTGAAGTGGTCGCCATCGAAGGCAATAAGGCCAAAGTGAGTTTTTCGGGAGTATTTCGAAGCGTCGACCTGAGCCTGGTGGCCGGGGTCAAGGTCGGCGATTATGTCTTGGTCCACGCCGGATGCGCGATTCAGGTCGTGCCGCCGGATGAAGCCCGTGAGACCATTCAATTATTCAGCGAGGTATTCG